One part of the Trichoplusia ni isolate ovarian cell line Hi5 chromosome 2, tn1, whole genome shotgun sequence genome encodes these proteins:
- the LOC113508330 gene encoding CCR4-NOT transcription complex subunit 7-like isoform X3, translating into MPAASFGSILASTVKDDCSIKNVWNHNLHEEFHVIRQIVQKFHWVAMDTEFPGVVARPIGEFRSTADYQYQLLREDMYAQDSIDLLQNSGLQFREHEEHGIEPLEFAELLMSSGIVLIDNINWLSFHSGYDFGYLLKILTDQNLPQEENDFFESLRLYFPTVYDVKYLMKLCKNLKGGLQEVADQLELRRVGPQHQAGSDSHLTGMAFFKIKEIFFDGNIESTSGHLYGLGAPFASNVNNFQDNMENGNSP; encoded by the exons ATGCCTGCAGCTAGTTTTGGATCTATATTAGCAAGTACCGTAAAAGATGACTgttctattaaaaatgtttggaatCACAATCTTCATGAAGAGTTCCATGTTATTCGACAG ATAGTCCAGAAATTTCACTGGGTGGCCATGGACACGGAGTTCCCCGGAGTTGTAGCAAGACCAATTGGTGAATTCAGGTCTACAGCTGACTACCAGTATCAGCTCTTGAG AGAAGATATGTATGCACAAGATTCAATTGACCTGCTGCAAAATTCTGGACTTCAATTCAGAGAGCATGAAGAGCATGGAATAGAACCTCTAGAGTTTGCTGAACTGCTTATGTCTTCag GTATTGTACTCATAGACAACATCAATTGGTTGAGTTTCCATTCTGGTTATGACTTTGGATACTTATTAAAAATCCTCACAGATCAGAATCTGCCACAAGAAGAAAATGACTTCTTTGAAAGCCTAAGATTGTATTTTCCAACAGTTTATGATGTAAAA tactTGATGAAACTTTGTAAGAACTTGAAAGGTGGATTGCAAGAGGTAGCTGACCAATTGGAACTGCGTCGAGTTGGACCACAGCACCAAGCCGGATCAGATTCACATTTAACGGGAATggcattttttaaaattaaggaG ATATTCTTTGATGGTAATATTGAAAGCACTAGTGGACATCTATATGGATTGGGAGCGCCATTTGCCAGCAATGTTAACAACTTTCAAGACAATATGGAAAATGGGAATTCACCTTGA
- the LOC113508330 gene encoding CCR4-NOT transcription complex subunit 7-like isoform X1, translating into MPAASFGSILASTVKDDCSIKNVWNHNLHEEFHVIRQIVQKFHWVAMDTEFPGVVARPIGEFRSTADYQYQLLRCNVDLLRIIQLGLTFMDENGKTPPGCTTWQFNFKFNLQSLREDMYAQDSIDLLQNSGLQFREHEEHGIEPLEFAELLMSSGIVLIDNINWLSFHSGYDFGYLLKILTDQNLPQEENDFFESLRLYFPTVYDVKYLMKLCKNLKGGLQEVADQLELRRVGPQHQAGSDSHLTGMAFFKIKEIFFDGNIESTSGHLYGLGAPFASNVNNFQDNMENGNSP; encoded by the exons ATGCCTGCAGCTAGTTTTGGATCTATATTAGCAAGTACCGTAAAAGATGACTgttctattaaaaatgtttggaatCACAATCTTCATGAAGAGTTCCATGTTATTCGACAG ATAGTCCAGAAATTTCACTGGGTGGCCATGGACACGGAGTTCCCCGGAGTTGTAGCAAGACCAATTGGTGAATTCAGGTCTACAGCTGACTACCAGTATCAGCTCTTGAG ATGTAATGTAGATCTATTAAGGATTATACAGTTAGGTCTTACATTTATGGATGAAAATGGTAAAACTCCACCAGGCTGTACAACTtggcaatttaattttaagttcaatTTGCA GTCTCTTAGAGAAGATATGTATGCACAAGATTCAATTGACCTGCTGCAAAATTCTGGACTTCAATTCAGAGAGCATGAAGAGCATGGAATAGAACCTCTAGAGTTTGCTGAACTGCTTATGTCTTCag GTATTGTACTCATAGACAACATCAATTGGTTGAGTTTCCATTCTGGTTATGACTTTGGATACTTATTAAAAATCCTCACAGATCAGAATCTGCCACAAGAAGAAAATGACTTCTTTGAAAGCCTAAGATTGTATTTTCCAACAGTTTATGATGTAAAA tactTGATGAAACTTTGTAAGAACTTGAAAGGTGGATTGCAAGAGGTAGCTGACCAATTGGAACTGCGTCGAGTTGGACCACAGCACCAAGCCGGATCAGATTCACATTTAACGGGAATggcattttttaaaattaaggaG ATATTCTTTGATGGTAATATTGAAAGCACTAGTGGACATCTATATGGATTGGGAGCGCCATTTGCCAGCAATGTTAACAACTTTCAAGACAATATGGAAAATGGGAATTCACCTTGA
- the LOC113508331 gene encoding CCR4-NOT transcription complex subunit 7-like codes for MPAASFGSISQLPGTGDCGIKDVWNHNLHEEFQIIRQVVQKYHWVAMDTEFPGVVARPIGEFRSTADYQYQLLRCNVDLLRIIQLGLTFMDENGKTPPGYTTWQFNFKFNLQEDMYAQDSIDLLQNSGLQFRKHEEDGIEPLEFAELLMSSGLVLMDNIKWLSFHSGYDFGYLLKLLTDQNLPQDENDFFESLRLYFPTVYDVKYLMKLCKNLKGGLQEVADQLELRRVGPQHQAGSDSHLTGMAFFKIKEIFFDDNIESSSGHLYGLGAPFSVNVNNFQDNGENGNSS; via the exons ATGCCAGCAGCTAGTTTTGGATCAATATCTCAGCTTCCAGGAACTGGTGACTGTGGTATAAAGGATGTATGGAATCACAATCTACATGAAGAGTTTCAGATAATAAGACAA gttgtacaaaaatatcactGGGTTGCAATGGACACAGAGTTTCCTGGAGTTGTAGCTCGCCCTATTGGAGAATTCAGATCAACTGCTGACTACCAGTATCAACTGTTAAG ATGTAATGTTGATCTCTTAAGAATAATTCAGTTGGGCCTCACATTTATGGATGAAAATGGTAAAACTCCACCTGGCTACACAACATGGCAATTCaacttcaaattcaatttaca GGAAGATATGTATGCACAAGATTCAATAGATTTACTGCAAAATTCTGGTTTACAATTCAGAAAACATGAAGAGGATGGCATTGAACCTCTTGAATTTGCAGAATTGTTGATGTCGTCTG GTCTTGTCCTTATGGATAACATTAAATGGCTCAGTTTTCATTCTGGTTATGATTTTGGCTACCTTCTTAAGTTGCTCACAGACCAAAACTTACCACAagatgaaaatgatttttttgagAGCTTAAGATTATACTTTCCTACAGTGTATGATGTAAAG TACTTAATGAAGTTATGCAAAAACTTAAAGGGTGGCCTTCAGGAGGTGGCTGATCAGTTAGAGTTGCGCCGGGTTGGACCCCAGCACCAAGCTGGCTCTGATTCACATCTCACCGGAATGGCCTTCTTCAAAATAAAAgag ATATTCTTTGATGACAACATCGAAAGTTCAAGCGGACATTTATATGGATTGGGTGCACCTTTCTCAGTAAATGTCAACAATTTCCAAGACAATGGAGAAAACGGAAACTCCTCTTGA
- the LOC113508330 gene encoding CCR4-NOT transcription complex subunit 7-like isoform X2: protein MPAASFGSILASTVKDDCSIKNVWNHNLHEEFHVIRQIVQKFHWVAMDTEFPGVVARPIGEFRSTADYQYQLLRCNVDLLRIIQLGLTFMDENGKTPPGCTTWQFNFKFNLQEDMYAQDSIDLLQNSGLQFREHEEHGIEPLEFAELLMSSGIVLIDNINWLSFHSGYDFGYLLKILTDQNLPQEENDFFESLRLYFPTVYDVKYLMKLCKNLKGGLQEVADQLELRRVGPQHQAGSDSHLTGMAFFKIKEIFFDGNIESTSGHLYGLGAPFASNVNNFQDNMENGNSP, encoded by the exons ATGCCTGCAGCTAGTTTTGGATCTATATTAGCAAGTACCGTAAAAGATGACTgttctattaaaaatgtttggaatCACAATCTTCATGAAGAGTTCCATGTTATTCGACAG ATAGTCCAGAAATTTCACTGGGTGGCCATGGACACGGAGTTCCCCGGAGTTGTAGCAAGACCAATTGGTGAATTCAGGTCTACAGCTGACTACCAGTATCAGCTCTTGAG ATGTAATGTAGATCTATTAAGGATTATACAGTTAGGTCTTACATTTATGGATGAAAATGGTAAAACTCCACCAGGCTGTACAACTtggcaatttaattttaagttcaatTTGCA AGAAGATATGTATGCACAAGATTCAATTGACCTGCTGCAAAATTCTGGACTTCAATTCAGAGAGCATGAAGAGCATGGAATAGAACCTCTAGAGTTTGCTGAACTGCTTATGTCTTCag GTATTGTACTCATAGACAACATCAATTGGTTGAGTTTCCATTCTGGTTATGACTTTGGATACTTATTAAAAATCCTCACAGATCAGAATCTGCCACAAGAAGAAAATGACTTCTTTGAAAGCCTAAGATTGTATTTTCCAACAGTTTATGATGTAAAA tactTGATGAAACTTTGTAAGAACTTGAAAGGTGGATTGCAAGAGGTAGCTGACCAATTGGAACTGCGTCGAGTTGGACCACAGCACCAAGCCGGATCAGATTCACATTTAACGGGAATggcattttttaaaattaaggaG ATATTCTTTGATGGTAATATTGAAAGCACTAGTGGACATCTATATGGATTGGGAGCGCCATTTGCCAGCAATGTTAACAACTTTCAAGACAATATGGAAAATGGGAATTCACCTTGA